In the genome of Drosophila kikkawai strain 14028-0561.14 chromosome 2R, DkikHiC1v2, whole genome shotgun sequence, the window CGccaatatataatatgtatagtATAATAATGCCAGTCTTTTGTTTTGCACATTTAAACgcacttatttttatttaaacgcCAGCGAACAATTAAGCAGCAtacaacacacacgcacacacacggcCCCGGCTTCCATATAGATCATCGGCTGTGGAGCATAACGCTCTTCTGGTTCATATCCGAAAttaatgttatatatatttaactacGCCATTCAAATCCATAAATCACACCGAAAATAAGTGAGCGTTTTGGACTGTTTAAAGCACTAAATTCTGGCCGGAGGTTAATGTGATCGATGACTTTTCAAAGGATTCACCAGAACGAAGAAAAGCCCGACGCAAATGGGGAGCCACACAACCACTCGCGACGGCTTTTGCGAATGAAATGTGAAAATCGTGGAAAACTTGGAGCATGATACAATACGACGATCGTCGGCGGGCACTTCGTTCTCGCTCGGCTTGGCTTTTCGGCGGCTGGGAGTTGTGTTGTTCGCCAGGCAAAACAAACTCATAAATATATGCTAATGAGCCAGAGCGCCGGAAGAAGAGAAGAAGAATGCCTCAACCGTTAAGACGGAGCAAAGggccaaaaaaagaaaaagaattaaagatcttactggaaaaaaaacaacattggCAAAAACTAAGGCGATAAAGTGGAAAGACGCAGTCACTTGGCGATTGTTTTGTGGTCAAGTGCTTGAAAATGATGGAGCAGACGAAAACTTGACACTGATCATCAGCAAAAAAAGGAAGGCAGAGCAGAAGCAAGAATTATGCTGCATTTCCGCTACGAGTTTCGATGTTCTGCGGCCTGTGGCAGCAGGAAATCTTAAATCAGCGAATGCAAATCAGGGAGgcgcaaaaacaaacaaaccgaACAGACAGCCAATTGAAGTGATCAGCTTTTAATTGAGGCAATCAATGCCTGATGCAATGCGATGCAATGTCTTAATTAAAAAGGAGAGTCATTAGAATCACAGAAGCAGCACTGTGCAGAGTTTTAGCTAGTTTAAAAgtcctataaataaatacaagttcAACTTTAACAGATAGGATAAGGGATTTCAACCGTTGAttcattttgaatttaaatttaaatcttatGGGCAGCACTGTTTTGGTCTAAAGCTATCGATACATAATGAAATGGCTTACGATTTTTTTATAccaaatttatttctaatagAACAGTTGTCATTTAAAATGCAACAATACAAAAGTCCAAAAGTGCTAATactttttttagtttagtttaacCAGAACGTTTTTAGTAATTTATCCTTTTAATCCAATTCTTCAACCTCTGGTATAAATGTGCTAATGTTATCGATATAATTTGAACGTtgaagttttttaaaatttttttacacAACgaataattcattaaatttaattttgaacttttatgttttttaatttaagctgtttttataaagatatttatatattagcCCTtattataacagtttataatTCTTGTGGCGGAACCTTTCCTGTTTTTCAACCCAATTTATGATAGTTTAAAAAAGTTCAAGTCCCAGGGTCACACTGTACTATATACTATCGATAGTCTTGGCCACAGCTACTGTAAAAACGCTCTCAATTTGGGAATTCCATAAGCAAACCCCTGTTAAGCTCTCATTAACAGAAAATGCTGTTACAACTCTGTTACTCTCATCTGTGACCGAGGTTGTAGTATCAGGTGGGTTCGAGTGTCAGATGTGGATTTTTTAGGAAGATTTCACTTTTGAGATTTTTAGGAAAGATTAGCACTGGCCACACtgcctttttaaaaaacatcGGTGCTATCGATAGTGCTATCGATCTCCGGCCGACTCTACTTCGCATCACGAATCGAATTTTAAACTCAACTGCCGGTTTGAGTGCTGTTGCTCTCACTCTGGAAATTCCATAAGCAAAACCTTGTTAAGCTCTCAATTTGGGAATTCCATAAGCAAAACCCTGTTAAGCTCTCATTTTAACAGAAAATTCTGTTAATGCTGTCTGTTAGGCTCTCAATTTGGGAATTCCATAAGCAAAACCCTGTTAAGGTCTCATTTTAACAGAAAATTCTGTTAATGCTGTCTGTTAGGCTCTCAATTTGGGAATTCCATAAGCAAACCCCTGTTAAGCTCTCATTAACAGAAAATGCTGTTACAACTCTGTTACTCTCATCTGTGACCGAGGTTGTAGTATCAGGTGGGTTCGAGTGTCAGATGTGGATTTTTTAGGAAGATTTCACTTTTGAGGCTTTTGGGAAAGATTAGCACTGGCCACACTGCGAAATTGGACAAATACATCGATGTATCGCCTTTTCAAAAAACATCGCTACTATCGATAGTGCTATCGATCTCCGGCCTACTCTACTTCGCATCACGAAtcgaattttaaattcaactgCAGCTTGGCTTCGTTCGCTCCGCTTCGTGCGATCAGATTTTCGTCGAGGCAATACCAATCTCAGCAACAttcgatttttaaattgtacatTACTCACATCGGATCAGCTTAGTTCACAAGCTATTCCATTTCGAAACAAAAAACACGCGTTTTGCAGTATAGTAGAAACGCGCTCTAAAAACAAGTGAAAAAAGCGATCAAGCGTCTGCTCTTTGTGTTACACAGTGTTTGTATAGTTAAAAATACCAATCAAGATGGTGGGCACAACTCTGAAAATGCGAGGCGATGAGGTGAGTTTTacctattattattaactttaGCCAGAATCGGGATAGGTGTCATGGAAGAGTTGGAAAAGTAGCGGGTTCAGCGACGCCATTGCAGCGTGGGCTAGGTAAAAGAGAGGACGAAACAGGCAGACGGAtatagagagagggagagaggaaGAACGCGTGTGAAGAGGGGGGTGAAAAAGGTGCCGTTTATCAAGAGCTcatgtgttgttgtttttgctgaaGTCAAATTTTGGCGCAATTTTTCTAGTTGCGGTACTTGCACCGCTAATTATTGGCCTCTACtttcttcctgacaaatcaaaGAAGAGGTGCAATGACGTCTAAGGTCTTGCGGTTCTTTTCTAAAAATGGCGGGGGAGTGgattatacatacatacatacatatatatgtatgcatttttttttttttttaattttatagtcTGTAGTATGAaaattatctataatttattgaattctACTTAGTAACTAAATTAGTTaggttaaaatatttaattttaattgtttttccaATATTTTCCCAGAACGCCTCGGAGAATTTAAACCAAGTGCAATTAAAGAAATTGACAGCACCTTCGCAGGAGGTGAACACAAAACGCGCCGCTTTAGGCGACCTACAAAATCGTGGTTTAAACCGCGCCATTGCCGCCAAGGATGCGGCCCAGAAAGAGTGAGTTTACTTTCTAGCCATATCTCCACTTGGGTTTTTATTAGAACTATCATAATTATATTAGAACCAAGGACCTTAAGCTGGCAAACGCCCTGTGGAATGCCAAGGCTCGCGTGGACACGCACTGGAAGAAGGAGCCACTGGGCACCACAGCCAATGGAGCTGTTCCAAAGCCCACCGCTGTTTTGCGTTCGAATTCGGTTCGCCACCCAATTGCGGtgaaaacggcttttgaaccCACAAAGGGTAAGTAGAAATATTCCAAACTCCTAATAACACATATATTTCCAACCGAAATCATATGAATTTTGGTTTCTGATATAGTATAGTAGTATAATGAACCTATTTTGTGAAATCCCTTGAACCCCACAGCAAAGGCTAGCTCTAATGAGAACGTAAATGAGCCCACTATAAAGCGCGAGGACAGCAACCTGTCCAAGAAATCGCTCACCAAGTTGCGTGCCGCCTTGGCTAAGCCCGTGATGGGTGTTTCTGGGATTCGTCGGGAGCCTGTGGCAGCTGTTGTCCGAAAGGAGCAGGAAGTTAAGAAGGATTCGGGTGCGTTGTCCTTCCTTAAGGGTCCGGCTGTCACCAGTTCAGCCAAAGCTCCTGCTGCCACCAAGATGCCCGCTGCAACTATGTCACTATCGACCAAGAGATTGGAAGGGGTCGAGGATATCGACGCAAATGACAAAGATAACCTTGTTCTGGTCTCTGAATATGTAAACGATATCTACGACTATCTGTACCAGgtggagaaggagcagcccaTCTTTAAGGATCACTTGGCGGGCCAGAAGGAGGTGACGCACAAAATGCGAGCGGTGTTGATCGACTGGATCAACGAGGTTCACCTTCAGTTCCATCTGGCCGCAGAGACCTTCCAGCTGGCGGTGGCCATCATCGATCGCTACCTACAGGTGGTCAAGGACACCAAACGCACCCATTTGCAGTTGGTGGGCGTCACAGCCCTCTTTATAGCCACTAAGTATGAGGAGCTGTTCCCGCCGGCAATCGGAGATTTTGTCTTTATCACCGATGACACCTACACGGGCCGCCAGATCCGTCAGATGGAACTGCAGATCTTCAAGGCCATCGACTGCAACTTGTCGCGACCACTGCCGATTCATTTCTTGCGCCGCTACTCGAAAGCTGCCGCCGCAGAGGACGAGCACCATGCCATGGCCAAGTACTTAATCGAGTTGGCTTCCGTGGATTACGATCTTGCTAGCTACAGGCCCTCGGAGGTGGGTTGCAAGAAATGCCAACTCCAACTTGTTGATAAATCTAACAAAAACactgtttttttctttaacaGATTGCCGCTGCCTCACTGTTCCTGTCGCTGCACTTGCTAAATGGAAACTACCGGGCTGCCACGGGATTCAATGATAGGCACTGGACCCCCACTCTGTCCTTCTACTCGCGGTACTCGGCCGCAGATTTGCGTCCGATCACCAGGCAAATTGCGAAGCTGGCCCGGGACGCACCGCAGGCCAGGCTGAAGGCCGTTTACAACAAATACCAGGGTAGCAAGTTCCAGAAAATTGCGCTTCGACAGGAGCTGAGCGGTCCACTGCTAGACTCCATCATAGGCCGGAGCCTGCGGAAGTAGTCTGACAACCAGACACGCCCACAACACCAAACTACGCAGTTtagtttaatttgttttcatttttaaatttgtagcGTTCCGTATTCTGTTCGTTTCGTGTTCGTTACAATTGTAGTCataatcatcatcaccatcaacATCTCGTAATCAATCCTCAAATCATCGCAATCTGCTGGAGTCCCTTAATGCAGCATTTCCCCCGCTGCCAAGGGCTAGCTCCAGCACCTTTGCCCCCTGTGCACAAGTGGCTCGTGAGCCGGCCATTGGCAGCGAGTCTTTCCACCCGGAAAGGCTGACTGGACGCCCGCCAGTTCCTACCGCTGGGACTATATCTCAGTGTGGAGTGAGTGGCGGAGCGGTGGAcaccgagagagagagtgggcaACGAGTTCATTTGCTGGCCGAACACATCGGCGTTGTCTCTCcaagcattttattttatattccaaACAACTAcatgtatttgtatttttagttttttaaattatacgGGAAATTGTTCGTTCTACGTTCTAAGAATAAATCCAAAACTTgtgcaaaataatattcacATAACTCCCAATAATAACGATGAGACTAgattatttgtaatttatattatgtattCCGCACATATACATTATAATTAAGGTTTATTGTTTACCTAGAAATAAGCAATAATAAGCGGTTTTATGACaaactttaatatttcagAAACTGTCTCTGATCCCATACATATAACAAATAAAGTTTTGTGCATTTTATATGGAAATAGTCGcgttttgtataatttattttgcgaacacatggtttttttttaaagcattcaGATGTTCCTTCGACAGCTGATGAGTGTGAGAAATTTTCCACACCCTGAACCGAGAAATCAGGAACAGACAGAGACCCCTTGTCAAGGACAAAGATGAGTTCCCTGTTTCCTTTTGTCCTTCTGCCTTATCAATCCTGAATACACAAGGCACTCACACATACAAGATACCCTACAGAGAAAGGTCATCTTTGCGATCGCAGGTCAGTTATGTACTCTTCATCCGCTCTTTGCGCTTATGTACTTCCTCTTCTCTTTTTTGTGTGCCCTATTCCATGGGCAACGGTAATTGTCCAACCgcgtggctgtgtgtgtgctacTGTCGCTGCTGACTTTCGTGTGTATGCGTgtgtctctttctctccccCTTTTAATACCCATTAAACTTCGAATTAAAGGCATATTGAACTTGTAAGAATTTCATACACGTTTCTACCGTATAAAAAGAACGTAgagttccctttaataataaCAGTTTCACCCTTTTTAAgacattaaaaaacttctcAAATAATTGCTTaaacttatataaaaactTACGCTAAGCATGGGTTTTACCTAAAGGGCATAAAGTCGTCGAGACGTGCGTTCTGTTTTTGCTTGTGTTTCGCTTGCTCTCTTTGCTGAGCTCCTGTTCGAAATTTAAGTTTGACGGTTTTATGACTCTCAttaatttctgtttttgtaCATCTCAAATAATTTCGACGCTTTTACGGTCAaacaaatgtaataaaaagGAAAGTAATTTTTCTTTCCGCCCCCCTTAGAGCTCCTCCCTTTTGGCACATTTTATGCTGACTGCCAGCGGCAATGGGCGTCATAAAAACTTCAGGCCGTATAATTTGGGTTTACTGTTTTTTGGGTCTCGGTTGTTGGGCCGCCGTTGccggttttggtttttttggggtttcttGCTCTCGTTTCTGGCTTGCTGTTAACGAAATATGCACAACACAAAGCACTTGGAATCACCGGGTTCTTTATcatgctcctgctccttgctCCTTGGACTACAGGCAATCGCTCAGGTAGCCCAGCGAGGGGTGGCTAATTTGCACGGGGGTCACGGGGTTAAGAAAAGGGACGAGGATTGCAGACATCTGCTCTCCGGCTGGCGGATCAGCTGAGTGTCAGGACCTAGATTAGTTCAGGGGCACTCCTGCCGGCAACGGGTCCATATTTAAGAGTAAAATACCTAATTCCTGGATACCTTTGCAAAAGGAAATAAAGAAAGTTTCTTAAACGAAATTCTTTAAAACGGAGCCTGTgtaaatttatgtacatacatatgtaatatCTGCAATATTTAAGAAAGTGAAGGAAACTACTTTACATAAAACCCAATAATTGGAATAGTTTAACTTGAATCATATATTAACTATTATATGTATGCTCACAATATCCACGAGATTCATATGAAATAGTAAACCCCTTTTTTGACTTTTAGAATACGTTTCCATACAAAAATAACTATGGTTTGAATATACAATCGCACatcatattaattaaatttgatatttCGTTCTACAAAATCGGGTTAAGTCAATCATCACAAACATTTACCATAGAAACTTCCCAGTAAATaagaaacatttaaatccGTATAGAGTATAATTTAGTATCGTTTTTAATTCATCATCGTTTCACAATCATCCACAGACAGTATTTCGACTATTCTCGATtacaatatttcaaatattgaTTACAATGTAGGTGTAGAAGAACAACGGGGGGATTATCTATCGTTTAAGGAGGAGGAACCGCACGGATATTTCGCTGAAATTCGAAACTGCATCCAAACCAAGGAACCACCAACCAATCCGACGCCTACgcctgctctctctctcccaaGATTTAGCGGCATGATGGCGCAGAACAACGGATCAGATGGGTTTCCCGGCTGGACACGCAGGAAAACATGAATGTGCAAAGGAGttttctcttgtttttgttgtataatttctGTTTTATCTTAAGCTTTaagttgtttaatttttcttgTTGATGACGAGCACAGGGACGGCGGCGTTATTCATGCCATCTCCGAGATGTTAACTGCGCACGTGACTGCCTAATTGCTGCTTAACCCTGGAAGGTAGACAAGAACTTGGAGACGATGTCCTTAAGCTTGGCATCGGACGCCTCGGAGATCTGGCCGTCCTTGGCAATGGTATCGAGCAGAGCCTGCTCGGAGGTCTTGATGTGCTGCAAGAACTCCTTCTCGAACTTGGTGATCTTGGCGGGATCCATCTTGTCCAGATGACCGCGCACACCGCAGTAGATGACAGCAACCTGGGAGTAAACGGGAGAGGGGCATTAAAAGTGTTTCGGCAAGGGCATGCATATCCACAATAAAtcattcttttaaaattatagacACGGATTAACCGACGTTCCACTTATCCTATTGAATACGCACCTGATCCTCAATGGACATGGGCACATACTGTCCCTGCTTGAGCAGCTCAGTAAGGCGCACACCACGGTTCAGCAGCTGCTGGGTGGCGGCATCCAGATCGGAACCGAACTGGGCGAAGGCGGCGACCTCACGGTACTGGGCCAACTCCAGCTTCATGGAACCGGCAACCTGCTTCATGGCCTTGGTCTGGGCAGCGGAGCCCACACGGGACACGGACAGACCGACGTTAATGGCCGGGCGGATACCCTTGTAGAACAATTCAGTCTCCAAGAAGATCTGTCCATCGGTAATCGAGATGACGTTGGTTGGAATGTAGGCGGACACATCGCCAGCCTGGGTCTCGATCACGGGCAGAGCGGTCAGGGAGCCACCGCCCATGGCGGGGGACATCTTGGCGGCACGCTCAAGCAGACGCGAATGCAGGTAGAACACATCACCGGGGTAGGCCTCACGACCTGGGGGACGACGCAGCAGCAGGGACATCTGACGGTAGGCCACGGCCTGCTTGGACAAATCGTCGTAGATGATCAGGGCGTGCTTGCCCTTGTCGCGGAAGTACTCGCCCATGGCGCAGCCGGAGTAGGGAGCCAAGTACTGCAGGGGAGCGGCATCGGAGGCGGTGGCAGACACAATCACGGAGTATCCCATGGCACCGGAGTCGGTCAGACGCTTCACAATCTGGGCGACGGTGGAACGCTTCTGGCCAATGGCGACGTAGATGCAGTACAGCTTCTTGGACTCATCCTGGGCCTCGTTGAAACGCTTCTGGTTGATGATGGTGTCGATGGCCAGAGCAGTCTTGCTGCAGATTGAATAAACCAATAAAAGAGGGTTAGTTGCAAGCCCTATTCTGGGCTAATCACCCAGCTCATTCCTCCTCGAAAGAAGTTGGCCAAAGATTCTTACCCAGTCTGACGATCGCCAATGATCAGCTCACGCTGTCCACGGCCGATGGGCACCAGGGAGTCGACGGCCTTGATACCGGTCTGCATGGGCTCGCGCACAGACACACGGGGTATGATGCCGGGGGCCTTGATGCCGACACGGAAACGATCCTTGGTGTTGATGGCGCCCTTGCCGTCAATGGCATTACCCAGGGCATCAACGACGCGACCCAGCAGCTCATCACCGACGGGGACATCCACAATAGCGCCGGTACGCTTGACGATATCGCCCTGCTTGATGAGCTTATCGTTACCGAACACCACCACACCGACGTTGTCGGGCTCCAAGTTAAGGGCCATGCCCTTCAGTCCGGAGGAGAATTCCACCATCTCATCGGCCTGGATGTTGTTCAGGCCATAGACGCGAGCGATACCATCACCGATGCTCAGCACACGGCCGGTTTCCTCCAGATCAGCCTTGGGGGCAACGCCCAGGATGCGCTCCTCCAGGATGTTGGAGATCTCGGCGCTGCGCTGCGAGCTGGCCACATGGAATTTGCGGGCAGCGAGGCTGGCGGCGGGATAAGCAGCCTTGCAGGCGGCCTGCAAAAGAGACGGAATAATAATATTAGATTATGTAAGGCGCAACGTATTGGATAATCAAAGTGTAGCGTCTACCTGGTATCGCACCTGACACCCACGAACtcatagataaataaaaagtctCTTTGGCAGGGTATTTAACTGTCGGAAATACCCAACTTTTCACTCAATCCACCTTCACCACTTGCTTGGCCGCCGGACATAACCTCAAACTTGATCCCATGGGCCGCTCCGTCAAATCCACAATTATGTAATCTGACCACAATAACAAAGTTTATGTAGCGCTTTTCACCTTTTTGTGCCtacaaattaaccaaaaactaTGCAATTCTTGGTAGCAAATTTCGGCCCTCACTGATTATGTAACCTGGCAACCGACCAATCTCTGGCGGCCGCTTTTAATTCGCCGCATTGCGTAACAAAGTTCTTGGCTAAATCACTGCAAAAACCAGGTATAACTTGTTCCCTGAGCCAAATAAAAGTGTTTTCCGTATGTTTGTATAACTTTAAGAGCACGCTGCACTATCTTTTTCGCAAATACTTGCCACCCATCGATTCGGTTATGTATGACATCTTTTTTTGCCCACTTTTTCGGTGCTATTTTTACGCTTAAATTCGCTGGTCAATACCTGAGTGGCAGCCTTGGGCAGGTTGCGGGCGACCGAGGACGCCAGGCGGGCAGAAATCATCGACATCTTAATGGGTTTTAACTTTTCGCCGCGGAAGTAATTGGACAATTCCTCACCGACTTCCTTTTTTCACAAAGATGGTCGCAAGTGTGCCCACACAAAAATCCAATCGAAAGAGCCTAAAAAATGCCGTACGAGTGTCGAGAAGGGGAGGATTATTTGCTGAGAAGAGGGCGGGCACACaattatttttcccagtgaCTTATCGATATCGGCTGTGCCACATTCAATCGATTACTGCCAAATCGCTTTAAGAAAAAGGTGGGAAACTTTGATGAACTAAAACGGAACGTTGTgagatctggtacttttggtcgctcggaccGAAAAGTCCGGCAACGCTGCTGTACGAGCTACCAGGTGGATTTTATTGCACATTCGCCATGTTGGCCAGAAAGATTATAATGTGATTAGTTGATCACTTTTCGCGTTGGTTAATACTGCTAAACTCGCAAACTTTTCCAAAATGGGTCGAGATATAAAACAGTCTgtacattttaaagaatttcgaGCGTTTCATTGTTGAGTAGCCTTACTCTCACCGATTTAACTTCCGCCGGGTTTGCgggtaaaattttaaaatagctGTCAGAGGGACATTTCCTGTTTCGTGCAGTCAAGACATTTAAATCGTAACTGCTGCTACCATTAAAGATATCGACAAACGGGTTGTCCTTGACGTTTGGGCAGAAGTAAAATATCCTATAATGTTTTCAGAAAATAACAAGTCACAAAATTTAATACTCCctttttcttatatttgtGAATTCGACAATTTTTAGCTTATATGTTTTGTCAATTCGGCTATTTTTGCCCAGAAAGAAATGGCCATCACTGCCCCTGCGCAGACGAACCCAGGAGAGCGGACCAAAAAAAGGACTTGGTTTCGCCGCTCTGTGGACTTAAACTATGCCTTGTGGATTGTGGGACTTTGTGGGTTCGAATTGAAATGCGCGCGCAAGTTCAAAAGATTCAGTTATTTCACGCAGCTTCACTTCATCTCGTCGGCGCTTCAGTCTGAGCTTGTGCGGTCCTGTGAACACAACGCGGCGGTATAACGGAACGGATAACGGGACTAAACCGAATGCTGGCTGTCAAATGTAGGAGAAAATTGCATGTGCCATTTAAGTGAGTTTCTGTGCGATTTGCTGGGCGGTTTTCATCGCCGTCAGCCGCCAGCTGTTCCAGCGGGGCCAGAAAGCAGAAAACCAAAGGAATTTCTGGCCACGTGTTATATGGGCTGAAATTCGGTTCTTTGCGAAATCAACGATTATTATGCAAATTAACACAACAGCAACGGAGACTTGGGCCAGCATCCAAtctccaaaaaatatataaaaaaaaggaaactctGAAACTGGAAGCGCTCCTTAGAGATTCTTCCTCTGtgttttgttgctgctccttctgctgcACGCAGACAATGACAGATATTTgtcatcacacacacacagcctcAGCCTCATACGCACAGAGAGCGTAGAACAAAGGCAACGGGAAAAGATAAATACGCGAAGGGAGTGCGAACGGGAGAGTGGATGGCATGGGAGTGAGAGAGAGCAGAGCAGCAGCCGTCCGTCTCACTCACGCACTTGACTGAACATTAAACTCGCATTTTTTTATGTGGGCGCATGGAGATTTTAGAGGCCTGCTGGTTCTTACTGCTGCTCCTGGTGGCATCCTGGCATCCTTGCCGGTCGCCGCACAGCGTCGGCATCTATATGAGTCCCCCTTTTCATCATCTGTAGAATCCGCATTCGCATTCCCATAAGCATCCGCATCCGCCATCCGCAATTTTTGACAGCTGTCAGCGTGTTTCGTACggacgtgtgtgtgtgtgtgtgtgcgcgcttGGTGTGTGTGTCGGTGTATGGCTGGCACAGTTATTTCCACTTGGGCGGCAAGGTCAGCGCGACATG includes:
- the CycB gene encoding G2/mitotic-specific cyclin-B; the encoded protein is MVGTTLKMRGDENASENLNQVQLKKLTAPSQEVNTKRAALGDLQNRGLNRAIAAKDAAQKETKDLKLANALWNAKARVDTHWKKEPLGTTANGAVPKPTAVLRSNSVRHPIAVKTAFEPTKAKASSNENVNEPTIKREDSNLSKKSLTKLRAALAKPVMGVSGIRREPVAAVVRKEQEVKKDSGALSFLKGPAVTSSAKAPAATKMPAATMSLSTKRLEGVEDIDANDKDNLVLVSEYVNDIYDYLYQVEKEQPIFKDHLAGQKEVTHKMRAVLIDWINEVHLQFHLAAETFQLAVAIIDRYLQVVKDTKRTHLQLVGVTALFIATKYEELFPPAIGDFVFITDDTYTGRQIRQMELQIFKAIDCNLSRPLPIHFLRRYSKAAAAEDEHHAMAKYLIELASVDYDLASYRPSEIAAASLFLSLHLLNGNYRAATGFNDRHWTPTLSFYSRYSAADLRPITRQIAKLARDAPQARLKAVYNKYQGSKFQKIALRQELSGPLLDSIIGRSLRK
- the blw gene encoding ATP synthase subunit alpha, mitochondrial, whose product is MSMISARLASSVARNLPKAATQAACKAAYPAASLAARKFHVASSQRSAEISNILEERILGVAPKADLEETGRVLSIGDGIARVYGLNNIQADEMVEFSSGLKGMALNLEPDNVGVVVFGNDKLIKQGDIVKRTGAIVDVPVGDELLGRVVDALGNAIDGKGAINTKDRFRVGIKAPGIIPRVSVREPMQTGIKAVDSLVPIGRGQRELIIGDRQTGKTALAIDTIINQKRFNEAQDESKKLYCIYVAIGQKRSTVAQIVKRLTDSGAMGYSVIVSATASDAAPLQYLAPYSGCAMGEYFRDKGKHALIIYDDLSKQAVAYRQMSLLLRRPPGREAYPGDVFYLHSRLLERAAKMSPAMGGGSLTALPVIETQAGDVSAYIPTNVISITDGQIFLETELFYKGIRPAINVGLSVSRVGSAAQTKAMKQVAGSMKLELAQYREVAAFAQFGSDLDAATQQLLNRGVRLTELLKQGQYVPMSIEDQVAVIYCGVRGHLDKMDPAKITKFEKEFLQHIKTSEQALLDTIAKDGQISEASDAKLKDIVSKFLSTFQG